One region of Oryza sativa Japonica Group chromosome 5, ASM3414082v1 genomic DNA includes:
- the LOC107277179 gene encoding PRA1 family protein F3 isoform X2 — protein MSKYGTIPTSSSSDGPPPGSSSSSPLDFISRAKARGATALAERRPWRELADPRAASVPRGLGGAYRRARANLGHFSMNYAIVVLAVVFLSLLWHPVSLIVFLACMVAWLFLYFLRDEPLALCGRAVGEGAVLAVLSVLTLVLLLLTGATVNILTSLLVGVVIVLLHAVFHRPADSIDEEAGRYYTPVPPQPSY, from the exons atgTCGAAGTATGGCACCATCCCGACCTCCTCGTCCTCGGACGGGCCGCCcccgggctcctcctcctcctccccgctcgACTTCATCTCCCGCGCCAaggcgcgcggcgcgacggcgctggcggagcggcggccgtggcgggagCTCGCCGACCCGCGGGCGGCGTCCGTGCCGCGCGGGCTCGGCGGCGCgtaccgccgcgcgcgcgccaacCTGGGCCACTTCTCCATGAACTACGCCATCGTGGTGCTCGCCGTGGTGTTCCTCTCCCTGCTCTGGCACCCGGTCTCCCTCATCGTCTTCCTCGCCTGCATGGTCGCCTGGCTCTTCCTCTActtcctccgcgacgagccgcTCGCGCTCTGCGGCCGCGCCGTCGGGGAGGGCGCCGTTCTCGCGGTGCTCTCCGTGCTcaccctcgtcctcctcctcctcaccggcGCCACCGTCAACATCCTCACCTCGctgctcgtcggcgtcgtcatcgtcctcctccacGCCGTCTTCCACCGCCCCGCCGACAGCATCGACGAGGAGGCCGGCCGGTATTACACCCCCGTCCCGCCGCAGCCGTCCTACTA G
- the LOC107277179 gene encoding PRA1 family protein F3 isoform X1, translating to MSKYGTIPTSSSSDGPPPGSSSSSPLDFISRAKARGATALAERRPWRELADPRAASVPRGLGGAYRRARANLGHFSMNYAIVVLAVVFLSLLWHPVSLIVFLACMVAWLFLYFLRDEPLALCGRAVGEGAVLAVLSVLTLVLLLLTGATVNILTSLLVGVVIVLLHAVFHRPADSIDEEAGRYYTPVPPQPSY from the coding sequence atgTCGAAGTATGGCACCATCCCGACCTCCTCGTCCTCGGACGGGCCGCCcccgggctcctcctcctcctccccgctcgACTTCATCTCCCGCGCCAaggcgcgcggcgcgacggcgctggcggagcggcggccgtggcgggagCTCGCCGACCCGCGGGCGGCGTCCGTGCCGCGCGGGCTCGGCGGCGCgtaccgccgcgcgcgcgccaacCTGGGCCACTTCTCCATGAACTACGCCATCGTGGTGCTCGCCGTGGTGTTCCTCTCCCTGCTCTGGCACCCGGTCTCCCTCATCGTCTTCCTCGCCTGCATGGTCGCCTGGCTCTTCCTCTActtcctccgcgacgagccgcTCGCGCTCTGCGGCCGCGCCGTCGGGGAGGGCGCCGTTCTCGCGGTGCTCTCCGTGCTcaccctcgtcctcctcctcctcaccggcGCCACCGTCAACATCCTCACCTCGctgctcgtcggcgtcgtcatcgtcctcctccacGCCGTCTTCCACCGCCCCGCCGACAGCATCGACGAGGAGGCCGGCCGGTATTACACCCCCGTCCCGCCGCAGCCGTCCTACTAG